A window of Trichomycterus rosablanca isolate fTriRos1 chromosome 5, fTriRos1.hap1, whole genome shotgun sequence contains these coding sequences:
- the olig3 gene encoding oligodendrocyte transcription factor 3, with amino-acid sequence MNSDSGSSRSSSPDVDEMYSRKHASDVRLSSGSSGQSEFTTEMLSEHLSRSSGGDSKYKLKKQVTEEEIQRLRLKINGRERKRMHDLNLAMDGLREVMPYAHGPSVRKLSKIATLLLARNYILMLNSSLDEMKRLVGEIYGGGHHAAFHCGAGASHGAAHVPGPVAPPMHHALLGSALAPPAALPTLGSIRAPHTLMKTPPTPPLQVGAGFQHWAGLPCPCAICQVPAPSAHVSIASTGLTRLSLDKDAMK; translated from the coding sequence ATGAATTCGGATTCAGGATCGAGCAGATCTTCCTCACCGGACGTGGACGAGATGTACTCGCGCAAACACGCGTCCGACGTGCGCCTCAGCTCCGGATCATCAGGGCAGAGCGAGTTCACCACCGAGATGCTCAGCGAGCACTTATCCCGGAGCTCTGGAGGCGACAGCAAGTACAAGCTAAAGAAGCAGGTGACCGAGGAGGAGATCCAGCGACTGCGTCTGAAGATCAACGGGCGTGAACGCAAGCGCATGCATGATCTGAACCTGGCCATGGACGGCCTGCGAGAGGTGATGCCATACGCGCACGGGCCATCGGTGCGCAAACTGTCCAAGATCGCCACGCTGCTGCTGGCAAGGAACTACATCCTGATGCTCAACAGCTCTCTGGATGAAATGAAGAGGCTGGTGGGTGAGATCTACGGCGGAGGTCATCACGCTGCCTTTCACTGCGGCGCAGGTGCGAGCCACGGTGCCGCGCACGTCCCGGGTCCTGTTGCGCCTCCGATGCACCATGCGCTGCTCGGGAGCGCGCTCGCACCTCCGGCTGCTCTGCCCACGCTCGGCTCCATCCGAGCTCCACATACCCTGATGAAAACCCCACCGACACCTCCTCTCCAGGTTGGCGCTGGATTCCAGCACTGGGCGGGCCTGCCGTGCCCTTGTGCCATCTGCCAGGTGCCAGCACCCAGCGCACACGTGTCTATTGCCTCCACGGGACTCACGAGACTTTCCTTAGACAAGGATGCGATGAAGTGA